GCTGTGGATCAAGAAACATCGAAAGCTTCAACAAACTGGGTAAGGATAAAATTCTGGACCTGGCTGGCATCGATCCTGAATCGGAAGAAGCATTGCAGATGCCGGAGAAAATGCCTTCGATCGTGATCGTTGCCGATGAAATTGCCGACATGATGATGACCTCTGGTAAAGACGTGGAAGCGCATATTATTCGCTTGGCACAGAAATCTCGTGCTGTCGGAATTCACCTGGTTCTGGCTACTCAGAAACCAACCGTTGATGTCATTACCGGACTGATTAAATCAAACCTGCCTGCACGTATTTCGTTCCAGGTTGCTAGTCGCGGCGACAGTCGTGTGGTTCTGGATGAAAACGGTGCAGACGCCCTGCTCGGCAATGGTGACATGCTGTATCTGGCTCCCGGGACCAGTAAACTGACCCGTGCCCAGGGCGCGTATGTCAGTGATGAAGAAATCGAACGCGTAATCGACTTCTTCAGCGATATGGCTCCCGAATACAGTCCGGAACTGGAGCAAATCACCGCAGCCAATTCCAAGAAAAATAATGGCGGCGACTCGGACCGGAAAGAAGACAGCTTGTACGACGAAGCAGTCGAAGTAGTCATCCGTGAAGGTCGCGGTTCCGTCTCACTCCTGCAGCGTGCGTTGGGTGTTGGATATGGACGTGGTGCCCGGTTGATCGATTACATGGCTGAAGATGGCATCGTGGGTGAATATAATGGCTCACAGGCACGTGAAGTTTTATACACCATGGATGAATGGGAAGCCGTGAAGTCAAACCAGTTCGAAGACGATTTCGGCGAAGAAGAATACGAAGAAGAGTTCGTTTAAACTTCTGCTATTCTCTGCTTCATCGGGAATTTGACCTGAAAACAAGGTCAAATCAGCTTTTGGTTTGACTCCTACTCCCCTGCTGCTTATGATCTTTCCATTGGCTGTTTGTGATTAATAGTACCAACTCAATAGAAGGCTCTCTGGTCTATGTTGTCTGTCTCAAATATTGTCTGCATCAGCGGCATTATTATTATTTGCGAAATTTCAGACTCCCAATGACTTGAGGATCATTACCAATTTAACAGATTTTCATAACCTCAGGTCACAACCTGAGGTTTTTTTGTTATGTAGACCAGGACAGATCAAGCATTGCCCCGGTATTGCCTGAAAAGAATAGCAGCAGATAGAAAAACAAGAGTCAATCTCTTTATTAAACAGAAAAGAAAGCCCCGACGATGGCCCGAATTCAGATGTATGACACCACTTTGCGGGATGGCAGCCAGGGAGAAGGCGTGAACTTCTCATTGGAGGATAAGCTGCAGATTACCGCAAAGCTCGATGAGATGGGTTTCGATTACATTGAAGGCGGCTACCCCCTTTCGAATCCGAAAGACACTGAATATTTCCAGCGTGTCGCGGAAATGGATCTGAAGCACGCCAAAGTGACCGCATTTGGCATGACCCGCCGCAAAGAGATCGAAGCCAAAGACGATGTCGGCATGCAGGCTTTGCGTGACTCACAGGCCCCCGTGGTGACGATTGTCGGTAAAACCTGGGACCTGCATGTGACTGAAGTCCTGCGGGTCTCACTCGAAGAGAATCTGGCGATGATTGCCGATTCGGTCGGCTTTATCAAATCATGCGGACGAGAAGTCATCTACGATGCAGAACATTTCTTTGATGGCTTTCGCGCCAATCCGGAATATGCACTCAAAACCATCAAAGCAGCAGCCGACGCAGGAGCAGATATCGTCATCCCCTGCGATACCAACGGCGGCAGCCTGCCCGAAGTCATCACGAAATACGTCGATCTGGTACGATCAGAAGTGGACGTTCCACTGGGAATTCACTGCCATAACGACTGCGATCTGGCGACTGCCAATTCACTGGCGGCGGTCGAACACGGCGCCATCCAGGTTCAGGGTACTATCAACGGGATTGGAGAACGCTGTGGCAATGCCGACCTGATCAGCGTGATCGCTAATCTGGTAACGAAAAAAGAGGGGTATTCGGTTTTACTGGACAGCAAGCTGCATCACCTGACCGAACTTTCGCGCTATGTATATGAACTGGCTAACATGAATTTCCGCTCCGGCCAGCCTTTTGTCGGCAGCAGTGCTTTTGCTCACAAAGGGGGCATGCACGTGCATGCCGTCAACCGCATTGCACGCAGCTACGAACATATCGAACCGGAAGTTGTCGGCAATGAACGCAAAGTGCTGGTGAGTGAACTGTCAGGTCGCTCCAACATCGTCGCTAAAACAACTAAGATGCAGCTCGACAACGATCCGGAACTGCTCACCCGGATTCTAGAAAAAGTGCAGGATCTGGAAAACGAAGGCTATCAGTTTGAAGCCGCGGAAGCATCCTTCGATCTGCTGGTCAAGAAAGTCGCCGGGACCTTCAAACCACATTTCGAAAAGATCCATTATCGCGTGAATGTAGAGTCCGACAATACCCACGAACCGCTCACGGAAGCGACCATCAAACTAATCGTCAACGGCCAGCAGGAGCATGTGGTGGGCGAAGGTGACGGTCCGGTGAATGCTCTGGATACGGCTCTCAGAAAAGCCCTCTGCCCTGCTTACCCTGCCCTCGAAAAAATGCATCTGGTTGATTACAAGGTCCGCGTAATCAACTCCGCAGAGGGTACCGCCGCCAGTGTGCGTGTGGTGATTGAAAGCCGGGATGAACACAAGGTCTGGAGCAGTATCGGCGTCAGTGAGAACGTGATCGAAGCCAGTTGGCTGGCGTTGGCAGACAGCGTCGAATATAAGCTCTACAAGGATGAAGGAACGATTTTAGGCTAACCGGTGTCCATGTTGACGCGATCGTCGGCTGAGATGCACTCCCAATCCAGAAATCCGGACCGTCAACAATGCCCGCCATGGCTGTTTTTGCGATATCGGAACTGGTATAGTTCGTGTCAGTAACGGAAAACCAGCTATTTCGTGGCAGATCGAATTCTCCACTTTAACCATGTCTCAAAGCACAAGACCCAACTCGAAATCATGACCGAATCGTTAGAGAAACAGTATAACCCTGAAAGTGCACAACAGAAGTGGTATCAATTCTGGGAAGAGAAAGGCTATTTTCACGCCGAACCCAATCCGGAAAAAGAACAGCACACGATTATGATTCCGCTCCCCAACGTCACCGGGGCACTGCACATGGGTCATGCCCTCAATGGGACTGTCCAGGACCTGATCACCCGCTGGCGACGCATGCAAGGTTACGAAGCCCTCTGGATGCCCGGAACCGATCATGCCGGCATTGCCACTCAGGCGGTGGTAGAACGCCGTATGAAGGAAGAGGAAAACCTGACACGCCACGACATCGGTCGTGAAGCGCTGGTCGAGCGGATCTGGGACTGGAAAGATCAATACGAAAAACGCATTTTGAATCAGCTCAGAAAACTGGGCGCCAGCTGTGACTGGCAGCGCACACGGTTTACCCTGGATGACATGTGCTCCAAAGCGGTCCGCCGTACCTTCCTGAAACTGTTCTCTGACGATCTCATCTATCGTGGAAAACGCCTGGTCAACTGGGACCCGTTCCTGCAGACCGCTGTGGCTGACGATGAAGTTTTTTCAGAAGACATTGCCGGCCAGTTCTGGACCTTTCAGTATCCGGTTGTCGGCAGTGACGAACGGATTTCTTTTTCGACCACGCGTCCGGAAACCATGCTCGGCGATACCGCTGTGTGCGTTCATCCTTCCGATGAACGTTATACACACCTGGTCGGCAAATTGGTTCGCATTCCGTTAAACGGGCGCGAAATCCCGATTATTGCGGATGCATTGCTGGCGGATAAAGATCTGGGGACCGGAGCCGTCAAAGTGACTCCCGCGCATGATCCCAACGACTATGCCTGCGGATTACGAAATGATCTGGAGCAGATCAATATTCTGAACCCGGACGGCACGATGAACGACGCGACCGGCGCGTATGAAGGCCTGGATCGTTACGCGGCTCGTAAAAAAGTCGTGGAAGATATGGACCAACTGGGTTTCTTTATCGAAGTCGAAGACCGACAGATTCCTGTCAAACACAGTGATCGTTCGAAAACTCCCATCGAACCTTATCTCTCCGATCAATGGTTCGTCAAAATGGATACACTCGCGCAATCTGCCATTGATGCTGTTGAGGATGGTCGCGTGCGATTCTTTCCCAGCCGCTACTCCAAAACGTATCTGGACTGGCTCAAAGAAAAGCGCGACTGGTGTATCAGCCGTCAACTCTGGTGGGGACATCGCATTCCCATCTGGTACTGTGATACCTGTTCTGAAGATGACCTGAAGCTGGCATTTGGCGATCGCTATGATGTGGATTATCGTCGCAACGATGAAGATACCTGCTGGCTGATCTGCAGTGAGACGGATCTGACAGGTGATGAACTGGGAGTCGCGCATAAGTTGACCCAGGATGAAGATGTCCTGGATACCTGGTTCAGCAGTGCACTCTGGCCGCATGCCACGCTGGGCTGGCCGGACAAGAATCCGGACCTCGATTATTTCTATCCGGGCAGCGTACTGGTCACCAGCCGCGATATTATTACCCTCTGGGTGGCCCGCATGGTACTGACGGGCCTGTATAACATGGAAGACATTCCCTTCAAACATGTCTGCATCCACCCTAAAATCCTGGACGGTTTCGGGCAGACCATGTCCAAATCCAAAGGCAACGGCGTTGACCCTATGGATCTGATTGACAAATACGGTGTCGATGCGGTCCGGTTTACGATTGCTTCATTCGCAGGAGAAACACAGGACGTCCGCCTCCCGGTGGGTTATGAAGACCCGGAAACCGGTGAAGTCGTGCCTCAAACTCTGGAGCATCAGACAACGACTCCCTCCGGCGGCGCAAAACCACGCATTAAATTCCCCAAGAGTGGAAAATCGTATCAGTATACGAGTCCCTGGTTTGACCCGGATCCCGGCGAAAAGGTCGCCCGCATCGTCAGTGAGCGTTTTGAGTATGGCAGAAACTTCTGTAACAAACTCTGGAACGCCAGTCGCTTTGCCATGCTGAATCTGGAAGGTTACACCCCTGCTCCGCTTCAGGAGTCAGACCTGAAAATGGAAGATCGCTGGATTCTCAGTCGGCTCTCTACGGTTGCAGAAGAAATGACCACCGTATTAAGTCGCTACCAGTTTGATGTGGCCACGCGCGCGATCCGCGATTTCACCTGGAATGAATTCTGCGACTGGTACCTGGAAATGATCAAGCCCCGTCTGTGGGATGAAGAACAGAAACCGGCAGCGCAGCGCGTTCTGGTAGGGGTTCTCGATGCCCTGCTGCGGCTGCTGCAGCCTTTCGTGCCCTTCATTACCGAAGAACTCTGGCAGCGATTGAATGAGATTGCTCCGAAACGGGGACTCTTCACCCCGGAACAAGGGGCAGAAAGCATCATGATTGCTGACTGGCCGGAGCCACCGAAAGACTGGCAGGACCCGCAGCTGGAAAAACGGTTTGAGCGCCTGCAGGAGATGATTGTCGCTGTGCGAAATATTCGTGCCGTCTATAAAATTTCACCGGCAACGCCACTGCAACTTTTCCTGCGTTGTGAATCCAGCGTTGCCGATGATATGCAGAATGTGGCCGGACAGTTCGATAACCTGGCGAAAACATTGCTGGAATCAGCGGGCGCGGATGTCAAACGTCCCAGCGGGTCTGCTACGTTTTCTCTCAACGATGTCGATGGTTTCATCGCCTTGGAAGGCATTATTGACCTGGAAGCAGAATTAGAGCGTCTGCGGGGCGAAGCCGAAAAGCTTGAGAAACATATCGTCACCAGCGAAAAGAAACTGGCCAATAAGAACTTTGTTGATCGGGCCCCCGCGGATGTTGTGGCAGGGGTGCAGGAGACTCTGTCAGGAAATCAGAAACAGCTGCAGAGCGTTCTCAAAACCATCGATGAACTCGAGGGAAAATAGTGTCTTATCAGACCTGAAAAGATTCGTGGCCCGACATGGTTCACGATTTGATATAGAATCTGTTGTCCTGCTCGGAAACGGTGTATAATAAGTTCAAAATCACAGGTATTTCAGTTTTAACTCTCTCTATAGAATCTGGTTTGCAGTGAATTCCCTGTCTGACCTGAGGAGGCTCTCTTGTTAGTGGAAATGGAGTTATCTCGCATTATTATCAGCGAGATCGGTGATCAGCAGGTGATCTACCTGCGCGAAGTCGAGGGCGAGCGTGTCTTCCCGATCCTGATTGGGATCTTTGAAGCCACCACGATTGACCGCCGTGTGAATCAGGAGTTTTCCCCCCAGCGTCCGCTCACGCATGACCTGTTGAAGAATACCATCGAATCCCTGGGGGGCATCTTAAAAGATATCGTGATCACGCACCTGGAAGACCACACCTACTATGCCGTCCTGCGAGTGGAACAGGATGGGGAACTGGTCGAGATTGACAGCCGTCCCAGCGATGCGATCGCGTTGTCGATTCACTACAAACCACCACTGCCGATTTATGTGCATGAATCGGTTCTGGAGCAGACAGCAGGTTAAGTTCGCTGATCCACCACTTCAGATAAAATAAAAAAAGGCAGCTCGAACTCAGACTTCGAGCTGCCTTTTGTGTTTGTTGTGAACGGTTTAATTACACTCCGCTACGAGTGGACCGGCCAGTTCGTCCAGAATAATCAGGCGCCCGGGTTGAGTCGTCATGTAGGTAGACGGAATCCAACTGGAGGGTTCATGTCGTAACGTCATCCAGACACTCATCCCCTGCCACTGCATACCCCGCGAGAAGATGCCGTCACAGCCACCGATAATCTTGTCGGCCTGCAGAAAACAACCGGGACCAATCGTATTGGCATACGCGGGAACCAGAGTGGTGCGGCTTTTAAAGCTCGTCACAGCGTTCTGCTCAATTGTTAAAGGATGCAGCTTGGCACCGATGCGATGTGTCTGTGCTTTCCATTCTTCCTCGGAATTGAATTCTCCGGCGAAGTGAGGTTCCCAGAATGCGATATGACAGACACGTCCGATACCGAAAATGACCCCCAGTTTCGCACCCGCTGATTTCAACTCACCAATTTTTTCTGCATAAGTGGGAAGAGTCTCGGCAGTCGCAAAGTGACGTTGGTTCTCGGGAACCGTCAAGTCACCGAGAGGACCATAAAAAGCCTGCTCCATAGCGTACTGAAACGCCCCAGGGTTGGTGGGAGGCAGTGTATTTCCGTCCGCATCGCTCCACTCATCCATATTGAAGCCATACACATGGTCGCAGGATACACCCCATTCTTTGAGGAAGTACACAGCCCAGCGATACATGCCCATCGGGCCTACGGGCAGAATCAACGCCAGCTTTTGACCAGCATCTCTAGACTGCTTAATCGTTAAAGCGATCTCATGACCCAACATCGTATCGAAATCAGTCACGCTCCCGCACAGGACAGGCTCAAAGCCTGCATGCCACCAGGACTGACGGTCTAAAATCGTCGTGGGATCGGCACTCATGCACTGATCGATTTTGGTCAGATCCCATCCCGCTGGAAAAAAACCTTCCATCATGGAACCGGCAATCGTACTCATTAAATCCATAATTCTTCCCTTCTCAAAGCAATTTCACAGGTTGGCCAAACTGTACCAACTGTCAAAAATCAATATTTTCTTATCATTGTTGCATAATTCAGAGGCTGGAGTGGATTTTAGCATAGAAAAGGCATAAGAACAGGAAAGATCAGCCTGTGATTTTATAAACAAAAGAATATTTAAACAAAGACGTTGAGAACGACAAACATCTTGAATTCTCTAACCGATATAGTTCTAATAGTAGAGCTGAGTCGACAACTTAAATGATTTATCGGTCCTGCCTTAGCTTACCTGCCTTAAACAACCAGAAGTTTATCTTTACACGATAACCGTCAACCTGCCCGATTGCACAACAGAGTCCCTCTGCTGTCATACATCAAGAGCTTTTACAAACTGATTTTTTATTGAACGAGTCTGCGATCAAAGATTCTCGATCAGTAAACGAATTGTTTGCTCAAAGGCTCCTGCTGCGGTTCACACAACCGGAGAAACGAAAAGATGAAAGTACTGATTGCCCCTGCCTGTACGGCCATAGCCATGATTGCAGGCTGGCTGGTTTATGAACACTCCCTCAACAATACGCAAACGACTCCCACGAAAATCCTGACTGACCCCATTGCAGTCCAAGTCACCCGCTCTACAAAAAAGACTCTCGAGAAACGGATTACCCTGGTGGGTAACCTCGAAGCAGGTTCCCAGGTCGAAATCCGCTCAAAATATAGCGGGTACATCAAATCCATCCCGTTCGACGTGGGAGATCAGATCAAAGCCAACGACGTCATTCTGGAATTGAATGACACGGAACTGCAGGAACTGGTCAGTAAAGCAGATGCCTCTCTGATCGTTGCCAAAGCACAATTGAAAGCGCAGGTCACTGGCCAGGAACTGGCTCAAAAGGCGTATGAACGCCTGCTGGTTCTGCAGAAATCCGGTGTCAGCACGCAACAGGAGATGGAAGAAGCGCTGGCCAACAAGGCAATTCAAGAAGCGCAGACGGAACTCGAAGAAGCCCGCGTGGAACAGGCCAAATCCGATCTGGAACAGAGCCGCCTGCGACTGCGAGAAAATAAAGTGCTGGCGCCGACCGATGGCTTTCTGGCAGAACGGATGGTCGATGTGGGTGATCTGGCAAAACCA
The sequence above is a segment of the Gimesia algae genome. Coding sequences within it:
- the cimA gene encoding citramalate synthase gives rise to the protein MARIQMYDTTLRDGSQGEGVNFSLEDKLQITAKLDEMGFDYIEGGYPLSNPKDTEYFQRVAEMDLKHAKVTAFGMTRRKEIEAKDDVGMQALRDSQAPVVTIVGKTWDLHVTEVLRVSLEENLAMIADSVGFIKSCGREVIYDAEHFFDGFRANPEYALKTIKAAADAGADIVIPCDTNGGSLPEVITKYVDLVRSEVDVPLGIHCHNDCDLATANSLAAVEHGAIQVQGTINGIGERCGNADLISVIANLVTKKEGYSVLLDSKLHHLTELSRYVYELANMNFRSGQPFVGSSAFAHKGGMHVHAVNRIARSYEHIEPEVVGNERKVLVSELSGRSNIVAKTTKMQLDNDPELLTRILEKVQDLENEGYQFEAAEASFDLLVKKVAGTFKPHFEKIHYRVNVESDNTHEPLTEATIKLIVNGQQEHVVGEGDGPVNALDTALRKALCPAYPALEKMHLVDYKVRVINSAEGTAASVRVVIESRDEHKVWSSIGVSENVIEASWLALADSVEYKLYKDEGTILG
- a CDS encoding valine--tRNA ligase, coding for MTESLEKQYNPESAQQKWYQFWEEKGYFHAEPNPEKEQHTIMIPLPNVTGALHMGHALNGTVQDLITRWRRMQGYEALWMPGTDHAGIATQAVVERRMKEEENLTRHDIGREALVERIWDWKDQYEKRILNQLRKLGASCDWQRTRFTLDDMCSKAVRRTFLKLFSDDLIYRGKRLVNWDPFLQTAVADDEVFSEDIAGQFWTFQYPVVGSDERISFSTTRPETMLGDTAVCVHPSDERYTHLVGKLVRIPLNGREIPIIADALLADKDLGTGAVKVTPAHDPNDYACGLRNDLEQINILNPDGTMNDATGAYEGLDRYAARKKVVEDMDQLGFFIEVEDRQIPVKHSDRSKTPIEPYLSDQWFVKMDTLAQSAIDAVEDGRVRFFPSRYSKTYLDWLKEKRDWCISRQLWWGHRIPIWYCDTCSEDDLKLAFGDRYDVDYRRNDEDTCWLICSETDLTGDELGVAHKLTQDEDVLDTWFSSALWPHATLGWPDKNPDLDYFYPGSVLVTSRDIITLWVARMVLTGLYNMEDIPFKHVCIHPKILDGFGQTMSKSKGNGVDPMDLIDKYGVDAVRFTIASFAGETQDVRLPVGYEDPETGEVVPQTLEHQTTTPSGGAKPRIKFPKSGKSYQYTSPWFDPDPGEKVARIVSERFEYGRNFCNKLWNASRFAMLNLEGYTPAPLQESDLKMEDRWILSRLSTVAEEMTTVLSRYQFDVATRAIRDFTWNEFCDWYLEMIKPRLWDEEQKPAAQRVLVGVLDALLRLLQPFVPFITEELWQRLNEIAPKRGLFTPEQGAESIMIADWPEPPKDWQDPQLEKRFERLQEMIVAVRNIRAVYKISPATPLQLFLRCESSVADDMQNVAGQFDNLAKTLLESAGADVKRPSGSATFSLNDVDGFIALEGIIDLEAELERLRGEAEKLEKHIVTSEKKLANKNFVDRAPADVVAGVQETLSGNQKQLQSVLKTIDELEGK
- a CDS encoding bifunctional nuclease family protein; amino-acid sequence: MLVEMELSRIIISEIGDQQVIYLREVEGERVFPILIGIFEATTIDRRVNQEFSPQRPLTHDLLKNTIESLGGILKDIVITHLEDHTYYAVLRVEQDGELVEIDSRPSDAIALSIHYKPPLPIYVHESVLEQTAG
- a CDS encoding sugar phosphate isomerase family: MDLMSTIAGSMMEGFFPAGWDLTKIDQCMSADPTTILDRQSWWHAGFEPVLCGSVTDFDTMLGHEIALTIKQSRDAGQKLALILPVGPMGMYRWAVYFLKEWGVSCDHVYGFNMDEWSDADGNTLPPTNPGAFQYAMEQAFYGPLGDLTVPENQRHFATAETLPTYAEKIGELKSAGAKLGVIFGIGRVCHIAFWEPHFAGEFNSEEEWKAQTHRIGAKLHPLTIEQNAVTSFKSRTTLVPAYANTIGPGCFLQADKIIGGCDGIFSRGMQWQGMSVWMTLRHEPSSWIPSTYMTTQPGRLIILDELAGPLVAECN
- a CDS encoding efflux RND transporter periplasmic adaptor subunit produces the protein MKVLIAPACTAIAMIAGWLVYEHSLNNTQTTPTKILTDPIAVQVTRSTKKTLEKRITLVGNLEAGSQVEIRSKYSGYIKSIPFDVGDQIKANDVILELNDTELQELVSKADASLIVAKAQLKAQVTGQELAQKAYERLLVLQKSGVSTQQEMEEALANKAIQEAQTELEEARVEQAKSDLEQSRLRLRENKVLAPTDGFLAERMVDVGDLAKPDVPLMKIVNLDHVRTIVHIVEKDYEDVKLEQKALITVDTFPGKTFTGHVKRKAPVLDPQTRTAAVHIEIPNADFALKPGMHARVQIVFEHHHKTSVLPIASLTRRKDGPGSAVFIIGGNPPITERRNIETGINDGELVEILSGLKPEDLVITLGNRMVDEGQTVTPVEVPMDQVIQTPSPLPQKTNL